The following proteins are encoded in a genomic region of Vanessa cardui chromosome W, ilVanCard2.1, whole genome shotgun sequence:
- the LOC124542506 gene encoding E3 ubiquitin-protein ligase arkadia-C-like, with the protein MDTLTSDEESGSSQHDKGRKRRGDILEKKKEALIDTAQGLLLRNDRKESHKKINSFGLYVGEQLDQVETFQRQVAEKLISDVLFLAKTGNLNFESRVETTTRSRNVTFSRSSSSNISYMPQAPSYHNMIHASPSPHHYQTFPSPHFINQPSLSPRSTSPSPSPQYIQPSPSPHQIQPSPSPQTQHIQPSPSPHHIQTSSQHSQPSSSHHFQTLSQHMQAPPPPQNSLLFTTLQAQLPINAENAC; encoded by the exons ATGGACACGCTGACCAGTGATGAA gagTCCGGATCATCACAACACGATAAGGGCAGGAAGAGAAGAGGTGATATATTGGAAAAGAAAAAAGAAGCATTAATAGATACTGCACAAGGATTATTATTAAGGAATGACCGAAAGGAAtcacataagaaaataaattcgtttGGATTATACGTAGGAGAGCAACTGGATCAAGTGGAAACATTTCAACGCCAAGTGGCTGAGAAACTTATTTCCGATGTGCTGTTTCTTGCCAAAACAGGAAATCTCAACTTCGAATCAAGAGTTGAAACAACTACTAGATCTCGAAATGTTACTTTTTCACGATCCTCTTCCAGCAATATATCTTATATGCCGCAAGCACCCTCATATCATAATATGATTCATGCTTCTCCCTCACCTCATCATTATCAAACATTTCCATCACCCCATTTTATTAACCAGCCATCGCTATCACCTAGATCTACTTCTCCATCACCATCTCCACAATACATTCAGCCATCACCATCCCCACATCAAATTCAACCATCACCATCCCCACAAACACAACATATTCAGCCATCACCATCCCCACATCACATTCAGACGTCATCGCAGCACTCTCAGCCATCATCATCACACCACTTTCAGACATTATCACAACACATGCAGGCACCACCACCACCTCAAAACAGTTTGCTGTTTACCACACTCCAAGCGCAGTTACCAATCAATGCTGAAAATGCCTGCTAG